One genomic segment of Nocardioides cavernaquae includes these proteins:
- a CDS encoding YlxR family protein, with amino-acid sequence MVRKLNSPAQTAVQPVRTCIGCKERAARSELMRIVAGTDSEGRPAVVPDLARTAAGRGAHLHPTLACYELAVRRRAFARALKLGQGLDSAPVGDWLAQQQ; translated from the coding sequence GTGGTTCGCAAACTCAATTCCCCTGCACAGACGGCGGTTCAGCCTGTCCGGACGTGCATCGGATGCAAGGAGCGGGCCGCTCGCAGCGAGCTGATGAGGATCGTCGCGGGCACCGACAGCGAAGGCCGACCGGCCGTCGTCCCGGATCTCGCGCGGACCGCAGCGGGCAGGGGAGCGCATCTGCACCCCACGCTCGCCTGTTACGAACTCGCGGTGCGCCGCCGAGCCTTCGCACGAGCACTCAAGCTCGGGCAGGGGCTGGACAGTGCGCCGGTGGGGGACTGGCTCGCACAGCAGCAATGA
- a CDS encoding ferritin-like domain-containing protein, whose amino-acid sequence MTTTPVATSDLEALQEVLAGEHGAIWVLGVIGGQVAPKTPDAPKTQAALHDEVVTAYRTHRSRRDQLVARITTLGAAPVAADASYSLGAVDTPPLAMAAALKVEQRACAVYADAVSRTSGTDRGWAVNALIDAAVRQLRFRGSPETFPGTDQLTDL is encoded by the coding sequence ATGACGACGACACCCGTCGCGACCAGCGATCTCGAGGCGCTGCAGGAGGTGCTCGCCGGAGAGCACGGCGCCATCTGGGTCCTCGGCGTGATCGGCGGGCAGGTCGCCCCGAAGACCCCGGACGCACCGAAGACCCAGGCGGCGCTCCACGACGAGGTCGTGACCGCTTACCGGACGCACCGCAGCCGTCGCGACCAGCTGGTCGCCCGGATCACCACACTCGGTGCAGCGCCGGTCGCCGCGGACGCGTCGTACTCGCTCGGCGCGGTGGACACCCCGCCGCTGGCGATGGCGGCAGCGCTCAAGGTCGAGCAGCGGGCCTGCGCGGTGTACGCCGACGCGGTCTCCCGCACGAGCGGAACGGATCGCGGCTGGGCGGTGAATGCCCTCATCGACGCCGCCGTCCGTCAGCTGCGGTTCCGGGGGAGCCCCGAGACCTTCCCCGGAACCGACCAGCTGACGGACCTCTGA
- the nusA gene encoding transcription termination factor NusA yields MDIDLSILRMLEREKEISFDVLADAIEQALLTAYHKTPGAQSRARVVLDRKSGHVSVLVREVDEDGVASEEFDDTPADFGRIAATTAKQIMLQRLRDAQDDITFGEFAGREGDIISGVIQQGRNPDDVMVDIGKLEAIIPLGERVPGEKYEHGSRIKALVVSVRKGMRGPQITLSRTHPSLVKKLFALEVPEIADGTVEIAAIAREAGHRTKIAVHSTIPGVNAKGACIGPMGSRVRNIMSELHGEKIDIVDWSEDPAEMVAHALSPARVSSVEIIDLAARSARVIVPDFQLSLAIGKEGQNARLAARLTGWRIDIRSDEAPVEA; encoded by the coding sequence ATGGACATCGACCTGAGCATCCTGAGGATGCTGGAGCGCGAGAAGGAAATCTCCTTCGACGTGCTCGCGGACGCCATTGAGCAGGCCCTGCTCACGGCGTACCACAAGACCCCGGGCGCCCAGTCCCGCGCGCGCGTCGTTCTCGACCGCAAGAGCGGGCACGTGAGCGTCCTGGTTCGTGAGGTCGACGAGGACGGCGTCGCGTCGGAGGAGTTCGACGACACTCCCGCCGACTTCGGACGCATCGCCGCGACGACCGCGAAGCAGATCATGCTGCAGCGCCTGCGTGACGCGCAGGACGACATCACCTTCGGTGAGTTCGCCGGCCGTGAGGGCGACATCATCTCCGGTGTCATCCAGCAGGGCCGCAACCCTGACGACGTGATGGTCGACATCGGCAAGCTCGAGGCGATCATCCCGCTCGGCGAGCGCGTCCCGGGCGAGAAGTACGAGCACGGCAGCCGGATCAAGGCGCTCGTCGTCTCGGTCCGCAAGGGCATGCGCGGTCCGCAGATCACCCTGTCCCGCACCCACCCGAGCCTGGTCAAGAAGCTCTTCGCGCTCGAGGTCCCCGAGATCGCCGACGGCACCGTCGAGATCGCGGCGATCGCCCGCGAGGCCGGCCACCGCACCAAGATCGCCGTCCACTCGACGATCCCCGGCGTCAACGCCAAGGGTGCCTGCATCGGCCCCATGGGCAGCCGCGTCCGCAACATCATGTCCGAGCTGCACGGCGAGAAGATCGACATCGTCGACTGGTCGGAGGACCCGGCCGAGATGGTCGCCCACGCACTGTCGCCGGCGCGCGTCTCCTCGGTCGAGATCATCGACCTGGCCGCCCGCTCGGCCCGCGTGATCGTCCCCGACTTCCAGCTGTCGCTGGCGATCGGCAAGGAGGGCCAGAACGCCCGCCTCGCCGCGCGCCTGACCGGCTGGCGCATCGACATCCGCTCCGACGAGGCCCCGGTCGAGGCCTGA
- the rimP gene encoding ribosome maturation factor RimP → MTSAKHDATRARIEAGLVDPLATLGLDLEAVELSAAGKRRVLRIALDSETGVTMDEISAATTEIDSFLESSNVMGAEPYLLEVTSRGVDRPLTLPRHWRRNAGRLVVVSLIEGDDDVTARIGDSDEDGVDLLVNHAAKKGMKPKIVAQRVPYADIAKAKVQIEFNRASEDDD, encoded by the coding sequence GTGACTAGCGCCAAACATGACGCAACTCGGGCCCGGATCGAAGCGGGACTCGTCGACCCCCTTGCCACGCTCGGCCTCGATCTTGAGGCCGTCGAGCTCTCTGCAGCCGGCAAGCGCCGCGTGCTGCGCATCGCCCTGGACTCCGAGACCGGAGTGACCATGGACGAGATCTCGGCCGCCACGACGGAGATCGACTCGTTCCTCGAGTCCTCCAACGTCATGGGCGCCGAGCCCTACCTGCTCGAGGTCACGTCGCGCGGGGTGGACCGCCCGCTGACCCTCCCGCGCCACTGGCGTCGCAACGCCGGCCGGCTGGTCGTCGTGTCCCTCATCGAGGGTGACGACGACGTCACGGCCCGCATCGGCGACTCGGACGAGGACGGCGTGGACCTGCTGGTCAACCACGCAGCCAAGAAGGGCATGAAGCCGAAGATCGTCGCGCAGCGGGTTCCGTACGCCGACATCGCCAAGGCCAAGGTCCAGATCGAATTCAACCGAGCTTCTGAGGATGACGACTGA
- a CDS encoding patatin-like phospholipase family protein has translation MRIPVRRREAFLPPEPADLPAEDARARAERDHDPVYRLQRMERRLVRSALANPNVLATDDLRRLRYLISFARLTVFEPGAAGGGQRGRGDVDVTDELAPWRLKVIDAFGRSLRDEADPVARLRLARGVLRGLEAEQTEQRLALIDRHRNDFSPAELDAEVGLRSLVLVLGGGGGAGFVYVGALKQLVETGRIPDYMMGGSMGAILGGIFARELPVPIEQYIEFAHSLSYRGILGPEPRTRRHGLTSLFALRYDAFAADLFRRPDGEQMRMEDLAIPFDCVVSGVHQDLFSRLPARFRRQELANVQGRALPLRPISIGPVTSSRLWQIASFIDSRVVKPLVIGADELTRQFDVVDAQSFSAAIPGILHHEVKSERMTGLVDQWMEQKKVAALIDGVAAANVPVELAWRRLREGRIGTRNGVVIALDSMHPRWDPKHLWMTPVTQAVAVQMIGNAPYADHLERMDPTLSPVTLAPNRAGMDRAIGWGEDSMRALQPLLDAFTQPVWWDGDRPSYDEHPEKPRRTSLAPSMSSVLEAYGRQREWWQRTRGRYFT, from the coding sequence ATGCGCATCCCAGTACGCCGCCGCGAGGCGTTCCTTCCACCCGAGCCGGCCGACCTCCCTGCCGAGGACGCGAGGGCCCGTGCCGAGCGGGACCACGACCCGGTCTATCGGCTGCAGCGGATGGAACGCCGGCTGGTGCGGAGCGCACTGGCCAATCCGAACGTGCTCGCGACCGACGACCTGCGGCGGCTGCGCTACCTGATCAGCTTCGCGCGACTGACCGTCTTCGAGCCCGGTGCTGCCGGCGGCGGACAGCGCGGCCGGGGTGACGTCGATGTCACCGACGAGCTGGCTCCGTGGCGCCTGAAGGTCATCGACGCCTTCGGCCGGTCACTTCGCGACGAGGCCGATCCCGTTGCCCGCCTGCGTCTGGCACGCGGCGTACTCCGGGGACTGGAGGCCGAGCAGACCGAGCAGCGCCTGGCCCTGATCGACCGGCACCGCAACGACTTCTCCCCCGCCGAGCTGGATGCAGAGGTCGGCCTGCGCAGCCTCGTGCTGGTCCTCGGTGGCGGCGGCGGAGCGGGGTTCGTCTACGTCGGAGCGCTCAAGCAGCTCGTGGAGACCGGCCGGATCCCGGACTACATGATGGGTGGCTCGATGGGCGCCATCCTCGGCGGCATCTTCGCGCGCGAGCTGCCGGTCCCGATCGAGCAGTACATCGAGTTCGCCCACAGCCTGTCCTACCGGGGAATCCTCGGGCCCGAGCCACGGACTCGGCGTCACGGGCTGACCAGCCTCTTCGCGCTCCGGTACGACGCGTTCGCGGCCGACCTGTTCCGGCGTCCCGACGGTGAGCAGATGCGGATGGAGGACCTTGCGATCCCGTTCGACTGCGTCGTTTCGGGCGTGCACCAGGACCTGTTCTCCCGACTGCCCGCACGCTTCCGCCGGCAGGAGCTGGCCAACGTGCAAGGTCGCGCACTCCCCCTGCGTCCGATCAGCATCGGTCCCGTCACCAGCAGCCGGCTGTGGCAGATCGCCTCGTTCATCGACTCGCGGGTCGTGAAGCCGCTCGTGATCGGGGCCGACGAGCTGACCCGGCAGTTCGACGTGGTCGACGCCCAGTCGTTCTCGGCGGCGATCCCGGGGATCCTCCACCACGAGGTGAAGAGCGAACGCATGACCGGGCTCGTGGACCAGTGGATGGAGCAGAAGAAGGTCGCTGCCCTCATCGACGGTGTCGCCGCCGCCAACGTGCCGGTCGAGCTGGCCTGGCGCCGTCTGCGCGAGGGACGCATCGGCACCCGCAACGGCGTGGTCATCGCCCTCGACTCGATGCACCCGCGGTGGGACCCGAAGCATCTGTGGATGACCCCCGTCACCCAGGCCGTCGCCGTCCAGATGATCGGCAACGCGCCGTACGCCGACCACCTCGAGCGCATGGACCCGACCCTGAGCCCCGTGACGCTGGCTCCGAACCGGGCCGGCATGGACCGTGCGATCGGCTGGGGCGAGGACTCGATGCGAGCGCTCCAGCCACTGCTCGACGCGTTCACCCAGCCCGTGTGGTGGGACGGCGACCGGCCGTCGTACGACGAGCACCCGGAGAAGCCGCGGCGTACGTCGCTCGCGCCGTCGATGTCCTCGGTGCTCGAGGCCTACGGGAGGCAGCGCGAGTGGTGGCAGCGGACCCGGGGCCGCTACTTCACCTGA
- a CDS encoding DoxX family protein — translation MAPLPLSSKLLAGAFVASGTLHLVKPNIYEPLMPDFVPRHHDVIVASGVAEIVCALGMLLPPTRRIAGLASAALLVGVFPGNLKMADDARRMGSPTFQAIAYSRLPLQIPMIQAALKAARS, via the coding sequence ATGGCCCCGCTTCCCCTGAGCAGCAAGCTCCTCGCCGGCGCGTTCGTCGCCTCCGGCACGCTTCACCTCGTCAAGCCCAACATCTACGAGCCGCTGATGCCGGACTTCGTCCCCCGTCACCATGACGTGATCGTCGCCTCCGGCGTGGCCGAGATCGTGTGCGCGCTCGGGATGCTTCTGCCGCCCACCCGTCGCATCGCAGGACTCGCCAGTGCCGCGCTCCTGGTCGGTGTGTTCCCGGGCAACCTGAAGATGGCCGACGACGCCCGCCGCATGGGCAGCCCGACCTTCCAGGCGATCGCCTACAGCCGGCTGCCGCTGCAGATCCCGATGATCCAGGCAGCCCTCAAGGCCGCCCGCTCCTGA
- a CDS encoding proline--tRNA ligase: MSARVMRMSQLFVRTLRDDPNDAEVPSHRLLVRAGYIRRAAPGIYTWLPLGLRVYRNVERIVREEMDAMGAQELQFPALLPKEPYEATNRWEEYGDGIFRVKDRKGADYLLGPTHEEMFTLTVKDLYSSYKDLPVWLYQIQTKYRDEARPRAGLMRGREFVMKDSYSFDTTDAGLEASYQAHRAAYIKTFDRLGFDYVIVKATAGAMGGSKSEEFLAKLDVGEDTFVQCTNCDYAANVEAVTVPAPASQPYDDAPAAHAEETPNTPTIDSLVAHLNKAFPREDRAWTAGDTLKNVLVMLKHPDGTREPLAIGLPGDREVDQKRLEGQLEPIEVEPMNEAELKSFPDLVKGYIGPAVLGEQAATGIRFLVDPRVVEGTRWVTGANVDGQHVIDMVAGRDFTPDGTIEAAEVRDGDTCPQCQEGFVSAARGIEMGHIFQLGRKYAEALDLKVLDENGKLVTVTMGSYGIGVSRAVPVIAEGNHDELGLCWPREIAPADVHVVAAGKDAALFEAAEKLSADLAAAGVTVIYDDRAGKISPGVKFKDAELIGVPTIVTVGRGLADGVVEVKDRRTGERQDVAVADAAVRIAEIVRA, encoded by the coding sequence ATGTCTGCTCGCGTGATGCGCATGTCCCAGCTCTTCGTCCGTACGCTCCGCGACGACCCGAACGACGCAGAGGTCCCGAGCCACCGCCTGCTGGTCCGCGCCGGTTACATCCGCCGCGCCGCTCCGGGCATCTACACCTGGCTGCCGTTGGGCCTGCGGGTCTACCGCAACGTGGAGCGCATCGTCCGCGAGGAGATGGACGCGATGGGCGCGCAGGAGCTGCAGTTCCCGGCGCTGCTGCCCAAGGAGCCCTACGAGGCGACCAACCGCTGGGAGGAGTACGGCGACGGCATCTTCCGGGTGAAGGACCGCAAGGGTGCCGACTACCTGCTCGGTCCCACGCACGAGGAGATGTTCACCCTCACGGTGAAGGACCTCTACTCGTCCTACAAGGACCTGCCGGTCTGGCTCTACCAGATCCAGACGAAGTACCGCGACGAGGCGCGTCCGCGCGCCGGGCTCATGCGCGGTCGCGAGTTCGTGATGAAGGACAGCTACTCGTTCGACACGACCGACGCCGGCCTCGAGGCGTCCTACCAGGCGCACCGCGCGGCGTACATCAAGACGTTCGACCGCCTCGGCTTCGACTACGTCATCGTCAAGGCGACCGCCGGCGCGATGGGCGGCTCGAAGTCAGAGGAGTTCCTCGCGAAGCTCGACGTCGGCGAGGACACGTTCGTGCAGTGCACGAACTGCGACTACGCGGCCAACGTCGAGGCCGTCACGGTGCCCGCCCCCGCTTCGCAGCCGTACGACGACGCGCCGGCCGCCCACGCGGAGGAGACGCCCAACACGCCCACGATCGACTCCCTGGTCGCGCATCTCAACAAGGCATTCCCGCGCGAGGACCGGGCCTGGACCGCGGGCGACACCCTCAAGAACGTGCTCGTCATGCTCAAGCACCCCGACGGCACCCGCGAGCCGCTGGCCATCGGCCTGCCCGGCGACCGCGAGGTCGACCAGAAGCGCCTCGAGGGTCAGCTCGAGCCGATCGAGGTCGAGCCGATGAACGAGGCCGAGCTGAAGAGCTTTCCCGACCTGGTCAAGGGCTACATCGGCCCCGCGGTGCTCGGCGAGCAGGCCGCCACCGGCATCCGCTTCCTCGTCGACCCGCGCGTGGTCGAGGGCACCCGCTGGGTCACCGGCGCGAACGTCGACGGCCAGCACGTCATCGACATGGTCGCCGGCCGCGACTTCACGCCCGACGGCACCATCGAGGCCGCCGAGGTCCGCGACGGCGACACCTGCCCGCAGTGCCAGGAAGGGTTCGTCTCCGCTGCGCGGGGCATCGAGATGGGACACATCTTCCAGCTCGGCCGCAAGTACGCCGAGGCGCTGGACCTCAAGGTGCTCGACGAGAACGGCAAGCTCGTGACCGTCACGATGGGCTCCTACGGCATCGGGGTCTCGCGTGCTGTCCCGGTCATCGCCGAGGGCAACCATGACGAGCTCGGCCTGTGCTGGCCGCGTGAGATCGCACCGGCGGACGTGCACGTCGTCGCGGCCGGCAAGGACGCCGCGCTCTTCGAGGCCGCCGAGAAGCTCTCCGCCGATCTGGCGGCCGCCGGCGTCACCGTGATCTACGACGACCGCGCCGGCAAGATCAGCCCCGGTGTGAAGTTCAAGGACGCCGAGCTGATCGGCGTACCCACGATCGTCACCGTCGGCCGTGGTCTTGCTGACGGCGTCGTCGAGGTGAAGGACCGGCGCACGGGGGAGCGGCAGGACGTAGCGGTCGCTGACGCCGCTGTCCGGATTGCGGAGATCGTCCGCGCCTGA